One Eurosta solidaginis isolate ZX-2024a chromosome 5, ASM4086904v1, whole genome shotgun sequence DNA segment encodes these proteins:
- the RpL14 gene encoding large ribosomal subunit protein eL14, with translation MPFQRFVQTGRIAKCSAGPLKGRLVAIVDVIDQTRVLVDGPLTGVPRQEYRLNNLHLTKYRIKFPFTAPTRIVRKAWKDSDLKAQWKTSQWSAKSQNICKRSHLNDYDRFKLRYAKRQRNKLLTIAFNTLKKRTKSDGTERKLKKDKRERIRELKAKGVKKGAAKK, from the exons ATG cCTTTCCAGAGGTTTGTACAGACTGGTCGCATAGCTAAATGTTCAGCAGGCCCCTTAAAGGGACGCCTAGTTGCCATTGTTGACGTTATTGATCAGACACGG gTACTTGTTGATGGTCCATTGACTGGTGTACCACGTCAGGAATACAGATTAAATAATTTGCATTTGACTAAATATCGCATTAAATTTCCTTTCACTGCTCCAACACGCATTGTGCGCAAAGCTTGGAAAGATAGCGACTTAAAAGCCCAATGGAAGACGAGTCAGTGGTCGGCGAAGTCACAAAATATTTGTAAG CGTTCACATTTGAACGATTATGATCGTTTCAAGCTGCGGTATGCTAAACGTCAACGAAACAAGTTGCTTACTATCGCCTTCAATACGCTAAAGAAACGCACCAAATCCGATGGTACAGAGCGAAAACTTAAAAAGGATAAACGTGAACGCATTCGTGAACTGAAAGCGAAAGGAGTGAAGAAGGgtgctgcaaaaaaataa
- the LOC137253551 gene encoding LETM1 domain-containing protein 1: MTPVLRILRRPAHLCNNGAFIFLRQEYTPSISNPIRQGSAATASRPKDRKPEPSSEMPPKDCTNEPKSGPSQIKYSIDVPSWSKWPPSTKDDKKTSTQRLSRANVESYMFKHFFDYITNYEKLLEKNFPSAMKVYRTFVDGVMDFYNDMKAYLKVLRIVNSSPLGLKALNRKELELYMQMPRDMMKVAPALIGATLPIVGYVVMPLIFAFPQQCLCSHFWTIQQRTEFQQAALCKRLKNNKPVLRILQSKLKSAEKHGNHTELKEILGMLGSGFHPTVESLLKVKDIFASSPYDLLSLNRNHINTLCQLHGVPTLLFKRFRLSEHAFLVHHMDLAIVREGHVHNMHPEVIPRSCYIRGLNPVNLSHDEMISWLRNWIRISTALEEQHISMFLYLPVLLGYNHPNNWKLIYDSK; the protein is encoded by the exons ATGACCCCGGTGTTACGAATACTACGCCGCCCGGCTCACCTCTGCAACAATGGTGCATTTATTTTCCTGCGACAAGAGTATACACCTTCCATTTCAAATCCCATACGCCAAGGAAG TGCTGCGACGGCAAGCAGGCCCAAGGATAGAAAGCCAGAACCCTCAAGTGAAATGCCACCAAAGGATTGCACCAATGAACCAAAATCTGGGCCTAGCCAAATTAAATATTCCATAGATGTACCGAGTTGGTCTAAATGGCCACCTTCAACAAAGGACGACAAAAAAACGTCCACACAAAGATTGTCGCGTGCAAATGTCGAGAGCTATATGTTTAAGCATTTCTTTGATTACATCACAAACTATGAAAAATTATTGGAGAAAAACTTTCCATCGGCCATGAAGGTGTATCGCACATTTGTTGATGGTGTAATGGATTTTTATAATGACATGAAAGCTTATCTTAAAGTACTACGCATTGTAAATAGTTCCCCGTTGGGgttaaaagctttaaaccgtAAAGAACTTGAACTTTATATGCAAATGCCTCGAGATATGATGAAAGTAGCACCAGCTTTAATTGGAGCTACTTTGCCTATAGTCGGCTATGTAGTTATGCCCTTAAT TTTCGCGTTTCCACAGCAATGTCTTTGTTCGCATTTTTGGACGATACAGCAGCGCACCGAGTTCCAACAAGCTGCTCTATGCAAGCGTCTCAAAAACAATAAACCAGTTTTAAGAATATTACAATCAAAACTTAAATCTGCCGAGAAACACGGAAATCATACCGAACTTAAAGAAATTTTGGGCATGTTGGGCAGTGGTTTTCATCCCACTGTTGAATCATTGCTGAAAGTCAAAGACATTTTTGCAAGTTCACCATATGATTTGCTATCCCTTAATAGAAATCATATT AATACATTGTGTCAGCTACATGGGGTTCCGACTCTCttatttaaacgttttcgtttATCGGAACATGCATTTTTGGTGCATCATATGGATTTGGCTATTGTACGAGAGGGACATGTTCATAATATGCACCCGGAAGTTATACCACGATCATGTTATATTCGTGGTTTAAATCCGGTTAACCTTAGCCATGACGAAATGATATCATGGCTTCGTAATTGGATTCGAATATCTACTGCGCTCGAAGAACAACATATAAGTATGTTTCTGTATCTACCAGTTCTATTAGGATACAATCACCCAAATAATTGGAAATTAATTTATGATAGTAAGTAG